The nucleotide sequence CCGTTGCCAAGAACACACTTCACTCCTCCACCAATGGAAGCTCACAGACCAACAAACCAAGCTCGTCGACAAAGCAGGCTTCGGCCTCTTCCGCAGAATCGGCCCAATGACTCTAAACAACTCTCTAATCTCCGCTCTCGTCGAGCGGTGGAGAAGAGAAACCAACACATTCCATCTCCCCTTAGGCGAAACGACGATCACCCTCGACGAAGTATCCTTAGTCCTCGGCCTCCAGATCGACGGAGACCCCGTCGTGGGTCCCAAAGTAGGCGACGAGGCTGCGATGGACATGTGTGGGAGACTCCTCGGGAAGCTCCCGTCTGCAGCCAACAAGGAAGTGAACTGCTCGAGGGTGAAGCTTAACTGGCTCAAGAGAACGTTCTCCGAGTGTCCTGAAGACGCTTCTTCCGACGTTGTGAAGTGTCACACTCGGGCTTATCTTTTGTATCTGATTGGGAGTACGATCTTCGCTACTACTGATGGTGATAAAGTCTCGGTGAAGTATTTGCCTTTGTTTGAGGATTTTGATCGAGCTGGGAGGTACGCTTGGGGAGCTGCTGCGTTGGCTTGTCTTTATAGGGCGCTTGGTAACGCGTCGCTTAAGTCTCAGAGTAATATTTGTGGATGCTTGACGTTGCTTCAGGTTTGGTTTTTGCTCGTTTTAATGTAGAGCCTTTTGAGTTCTTGGTTTTGATTGtttcgtgtgtgtgtgtatgtgtagTGTTGGAGTTACTTTCATTTGGATATTGGTAGGCCGGAGAAGGCCGAAGCGAGTTTCCCGCTCGCTCTGTTGTGGAAAGGTAAAGGAAGTAGATCCAAAACTGATCTCTCTGAGTACCGGAGAGAGCTTGATGATCTAGATCCAACCAAGGTAACAAACACCTCATCAGTTCATCTTTTAAGAATGTTTGTAGTTAGGGGCCGTAGACGATTTAGTAAAGATTTTAATAGTTTGGggcctgaattttttttttttcaaaaattttggggGACAGAGACGAATGTTTCATCAGGCTTGGCCTAGGACCGGTTGTTGATTTTTGAGTGTTGTGAAGATGCAGATCTGTTGGTGCCCGTATGAAAGATATGAGAACATGATCCCTCCTCATGTTAAAGCCAAGCTGAGTCTAGGAAGATCGAAGACGACTCTTGTATGTTTCGAGAAGATTGAGTTGCATTTTCCTGACAGGTGTTTGAGGCAGTTTGGGAAACGACAGCCGATACCTCAGAAAGTGAAACGCCGCGACAGGAAGAACCGGCGGCTTGATGACTTGGACACGTCAATGACTGCAGCGTGCGAGGAATGGGCTGAGCGTGGAGACCATATCGTGGACAGTTCTGGAGGTGGCAATGTAGTGGATGATGGAGCTTACATGGAGTGGTACGCTCGGATAAGTATCACCAAACTAAACAGAGAAGCGTTTCTTGAGAACCAAGTCATGAATATGGTAAGGAAAAAAGGATGGATCATTTTGGTATTTTTGGAACTAGCGGAAGTTGATTTTGTATttggtttttgtgtagattgcGTGTATGAGGGAGTTTGAGGAAGCTGCTTCAGGGATTTCGATGGAGAGATTGTCTCCGGTAGAGAGGGAAGTGATGGAGAGTGTGAAGGATACGTTTTCTAGTAATTTGACGTTTGGAGGATGGCAAGAGGTGGCGGTTAATAGTAGTTATGGGAAGCGGAGGCGTCGGAATGAACAAACTCCGACGATGAAtaatggtggtggtggtagtgATCTTTCATCTCTAATGCTTCAAAAGGATACATGAGAGCTCTTTTGTGTTAGTTTAATTTTTCAACTTGTTGCAGTGtttatgcatatatattatTGGGCACTAGGTGCGAAGACAATGACAACTTCTATTTAAATAGAATGACATGGTTTAACCTAAATTCAGACTGATATCACCTCTGATATGGTCCATGGTGTGATATTGTGATCTAAGATGAATGACAATGCTGGTACAAACTCATGAAGTTCATAAAGTTGAGAATAGTCGTTTCCAATGGTGGTTCCATTCTTCTCAATAATTTGAATCGTTGGtggaaaatatttttcttgttgttttaCTTTGCTACACCATCAATTTGATAACATAATAATTACACACAACATACATATAttaatcataattaatttatttaaaaattactatatAATTCAAATACTGTATTTATACATACAATATGCCAACTACCATATTTATAGAACTAGGGGCATTGtctccgcgcaagcgcggagttGTGAACAGAGTTCTTGTATTTGCTAGGGTTGTTATagctgtgaattttgcgttttggattgatcattgtttttcaagtttttttattgttattggattagagttgtgatgatgaactgtgtataCATTGTTTTTCACTTATGAAAGattaaactgtgttagtaatatgattgatatagttcgtggtgttgcttgtagtgtcactgagacttattgtttgtttgtctttttaatttgtcttttgtactgttgagagtacataaattaaattatattaagattgttgagagtaccttttgtttctggatatttttttctctaatttaGTTATGTaggttgtgtgtattaagtaataatttttattatctttattatgtttgttatatgtttttttttaacttgttgCTTTTATccgacctttaaaacaaatacatgaagacttgtagaaataattataaaatgagtGATAATTTTGAGTATTTGGGTTGTAATgagttttaaacaaatatatgtatttctcataagaaaacAATAGCATTGGTCTGTTGAGACTGGACaagctattttcataagacCAGATGAGTGaacaggtggagatgttgttgccgcctttgtgtctgtcgggattgtctcttgtatctcctggtgtggttgtgtttgtttctcttttatttgatgggtaatatgtaaacaaaaattaatcattgttagttgtatttatcagagtttgtaacttactctgcttttttgtttaggtaatttcaccgATTTTGGTTGTCATTTTTAtcttcttcgtaagcatctacgaaagtaagtttgtaaattgttaaatagatGGCCgagtagtttgtatttgtttagctgactcaATGTattgtgtcgttgagttttagttaaGGTGATtagtttggtatatttgttttgaagtttatttgtaagtttagacaagaaaaaaaggtgatcattaatgattcatctttttgggattctagtttttggtgttttgattgtttgggttgttgtggtttcttttaagctgtaaaaaaagtttgtgtaaaattagtttgacaagtaagggagataaatagacgaccacataTCTTgggtagaaaatatttttgattattgatgttagcacaatatagacagtaatataaagggaattgtgtgtttcttacggatcaatgaggagccagataacgactcgagttgttttTTTGGTGAGGTCAAAGCACTGGACAAAACGGATTTGCCCAACTAtatctgcgagtttaaatatcagttatgatactgaaacaaaatataaactcagatgcaatatgataatatacatgAGAGTTTTAGGTTTGTATTtgcaatcacttggagatttTCGAACAATCTAATTATGACTGGAGATTATCTGAGGAGCActcgtgatgacttcatcaataatggttggTGAGATGAtacgaatgaggaatggatgatcagttatgttgtacatgcttgagcacttagcaacctcaaaacgatcgactttcacaatggaacatgctttcaaagatgacatgtaatgattagcacgtctaGCGGGAATAAACCCATAAATCACGGTatctacaaataatattattcaacaaagaatgagaaaatctattaaaaacaattatgttaaataactGTGAtggatcgaagattaacttaccttttcatcaaggaagagaactgtgattcccataaactccttgtctttcttgaagtttagGGAATTCCAAAAGCGGGGGAGGCCAGAGATTATGTTCTGACTACTACtaccaagacggagagactcgaagaTTGAGTGATAGACGCCGGGGAcgccggtttgaggaactgTAGAGGCAGAGAGAGACATTTTTTAGAAGATGGTTAAAgataagaggaatcaatgagttttctggagatgcagattgggttcatcaaagatgagaatcatatatatagggtttacagaggggctacaaatcaggaacattagcccctcaggaacatttatgatcaagcgatttaagatggggagatgaaaagttcaccggtgaaaaaaatagattatgaatagacacacggcgcaactctgtaactcagacttgtctaAGACAATGATGGAAAGAATcctaactcatgttaaacgacgaCAATTTACAATATaggaaaactataattgttgcaaagttgagatttttttcctataacgtgatgaatctcattttaaaataaaactcatAATACATTTGTAGGTCTGACCCTCAGAGGAAACCAAAGAAGCAAGGGCTTCCGACcttaataactatatatattagtttcggccatcaatgtacaaagtatcttttagtttagtggtataaatgatggtatttatatttcaaaaaccTGGGTTCGAGCCATGGACttgacatttttttattttcttaaaggTGGAGTCCACAAAATGCTGACCTGGCGCGCTAAAGAGCATTGAAACTGGCTCATTATAATGTTgattcaataaatatatatatatatatatatatatatatatattaagaataacttgtgtaattttcaaatatatactgtattattttcaaattaaattcaTGCATGCACATGCATCAGCTAATAATTATTTACGTTTCTGACATAAGATTTAATTTCATAGTTAACTTTTCTATTTTTGCTGTAATTATGTTTCCTTTTA is from Brassica napus cultivar Da-Ae chromosome A4, Da-Ae, whole genome shotgun sequence and encodes:
- the LOC106446711 gene encoding protein MAIN-LIKE 1-like isoform X2, translating into MDIDVGPVDPSVLYEQELHVSSAVWEAQERGLLRCQEHTSLLHQWKLTDQQTKLVDKAGFGLFRRIGPMTLNNSLISALVERWRRETNTFHLPLGETTITLDEVSLVLGLQIDGDPVVGPKVGDEAAMDMCGRLLGKLPSAANKEVNCSRVKLNWLKRTFSECPEDASSDVVKCHTRAYLLYLIGSTIFATTDGDKVSVKYLPLFEDFDRAGRYAWGAAALACLYRALGNASLKSQSNICGCLTLLQCWSYFHLDIGRPEKAEASFPLALLWKGKGSRSKTDLSEYRRELDDLDPTKICWCPYERYENMIPPHVKAKLSLGRSKTTLVCFEKIELHFPDRCLRQFGKRQPIPQKVKRRDRKNRRLDDLDTSMTAACEEWAERGDHIVDSSGGGNVVDDGAYMEWYARISITKLNREAFLENQVMNMIACMREFEEAASGISMERLSPVEREVMESVKDTFSSNLTFGGWQEVAVNSSYGKRRRRNEQTPTMNNGGGGSDLSSLMLQKDT
- the LOC106446711 gene encoding protein MAIN-LIKE 1-like isoform X1; protein product: MDIDVGPVDPSVLYEQELHVSSAVWEAQERGLLRCQEHTSLLHQWKLTDQQTKLVDKAGFGLFRRIGPMTLNNSLISALVERWRRETNTFHLPLGETTITLDEVSLVLGLQIDGDPVVGPKVGDEAAMDMCGRLLGKLPSAANKEVNCSRVKLNWLKRTFSECPEDASSDVVKCHTRAYLLYLIGSTIFATTDGDKVSVKYLPLFEDFDRAGRYAWGAAALACLYRALGNASLKSQSNICGCLTLLQCWSYFHLDIGRPEKAEASFPLALLWKGKGSRSKTDLSEYRRELDDLDPTKMQICWCPYERYENMIPPHVKAKLSLGRSKTTLVCFEKIELHFPDRCLRQFGKRQPIPQKVKRRDRKNRRLDDLDTSMTAACEEWAERGDHIVDSSGGGNVVDDGAYMEWYARISITKLNREAFLENQVMNMIACMREFEEAASGISMERLSPVEREVMESVKDTFSSNLTFGGWQEVAVNSSYGKRRRRNEQTPTMNNGGGGSDLSSLMLQKDT